In a genomic window of Candidatus Coatesbacteria bacterium:
- a CDS encoding TetR family transcriptional regulator, with protein MKDHNRPTVGRYSILPLNTTGYDVALKNTNRENILSHARRRFFLHGYTATSIQRILEDSGLSRGAFYHHFASKQAVLEAVLEGLVEDALADLERRLEESPRRSAAAELELFLGHSLLWRQARPTVMRRLLKSLYRDENLVLLQRLRLRQSEAARPVLARILARGAAEGTFSLGDPEGAAELILGLIAAARDLQARDLLRGDVSTDRLQRRLENTLRFIKRAVGLEYRRLTTPQISGLIELIQNETPPGAAP; from the coding sequence TTGAAGGACCATAACAGACCGACAGTCGGTCGGTATTCTATATTGCCCCTAAATACAACGGGATATGATGTGGCGCTGAAAAACACCAACCGTGAGAACATCCTCTCCCACGCCCGTAGGCGCTTTTTCCTCCACGGTTACACGGCCACCAGCATCCAGCGCATCCTCGAGGACAGCGGGCTCTCCAGGGGAGCTTTCTACCATCACTTCGCTTCCAAGCAGGCCGTCCTCGAGGCCGTCCTCGAGGGGTTGGTCGAGGACGCCCTGGCCGATCTCGAACGGCGGCTGGAGGAATCGCCCCGACGGTCCGCCGCCGCAGAGCTGGAGCTGTTCCTGGGCCACTCCCTGCTCTGGCGCCAGGCCCGGCCCACGGTGATGCGGCGGCTGCTCAAAAGTCTCTACCGCGACGAGAATCTGGTCCTGCTCCAGCGGCTGCGCTTGCGGCAGTCGGAGGCCGCCCGACCCGTCCTGGCCCGCATCCTGGCCCGGGGCGCCGCCGAGGGCACGTTCAGCCTCGGTGATCCCGAGGGCGCCGCCGAACTGATCCTGGGGCTCATCGCCGCCGCCCGGGACCTCCAGGCCCGCGATCTGCTCCGTGGCGATGTCTCCACGGACCGGCTCCAACGGCGGCTCGAGAACACCCTGCGCTTCATCAAGCGCGCCGTGGGCCTCGAGTACCGCCGGTTGACCACTCCGCAG